The Mauremys reevesii isolate NIE-2019 linkage group 1, ASM1616193v1, whole genome shotgun sequence genome has a segment encoding these proteins:
- the LOC120387871 gene encoding olfactory receptor 51E1-like, which translates to MSDSNTTDFTNPSIFILLGIPGLEMAHVWISIPFCTMYTIAILGNCIILFIVKTEPSLHGPMYYFLCMLAITDLVLSTSILPKMLSIFWFNSREIGFSACLTQMYFIHCILGMESGILVAMALDRYVAICHPLRYSTILTNPVVAKIGLAVVLRGGTVVLPFPILASQWPYCTTNIIPQPYCMHMTVVKLACADTRISSYYGVFVQFCVNGLDMFFIALSYIQILRAIFSLPTKDAQVKTFGTCISHLFVILAFYIPGLFFSLMYRFSQNVPGHFYALIGNVYLLIPPVLNPIIYGVRTKQIQHRLLRLFIHKGA; encoded by the coding sequence atgtcagattccaacacaaccgacttcaccaacccctccatcttcatcctgctgggcattcctggcctggagatggcacatgtctggatctccatccccttctgcaccatgtacaccATAGCCATTTTGGGGAACTGCAtcatcctgttcattgtgaagacagagccgagcctccatgggcccatgtactatttcctctgcatgctggccatcaccgacctggtcctgtccacgtccatcctgcccaaaatgctgagcatcttctggttcaattccagggagatcggtttcagtgcctgcctcacccagatgtacttcattcactgcatCTTAGGGATGGAGTCTGGGATCCTCGTAGCCATGGCTttggatcgctatgtggccatctgccatcccctgagatattccaccatcctgacaaaccccgttgtggccaagattggcctggccgtggtgctgcgtgGCGGCACGGTTGTACTGccctttcccatcctggctagccagtggccatattgcacaaccaacatcatcccccagcCATACTGCATGCATATGaccgtggtgaagctggcctgcgccgacaCCCGCATCAGTAGTTACTACGGCGTCTTTGTGCAATTCTGTGTGAACGGTCTGGATATGTTTTTTATCGCCCtgtcctatatccagatcctcagggccatcttcagcctccccacaaaggatgcccaagtcaagacttttgggacctgcatctccCACCTCTTTGTTAttttagccttttacatcccGGGTCTCTTCTTCTCCCTCATGTACCGGTTCAGCCAGAATGTGCCTGGGCATTTCTATGCTCTCATTGGCAATGTATATCTCTTGATTCCCCCTgtgctaaaccccatcatctatggagttaggaccaaacagatccagcACAGGCTGCTCCGGCTTTTTATACATAAAGG